One window of Uloborus diversus isolate 005 chromosome 3, Udiv.v.3.1, whole genome shotgun sequence genomic DNA carries:
- the LOC129218161 gene encoding uncharacterized protein LOC129218161 codes for MIDAIHLKPSFDFKGGNVVGSAFDCDDAATSAHTFMIQSMQSNYKEVVHVLPVKSIAAETLHAFIKKVIMGLEEIGFMVISVATDNNSINRKAMSFFADPPQLMTAYKHPSDPERPLFFLFDVVHILKCIRNNWLNQKSEGQSMYYPNFDSINSSSIKKLDTACFKTLRAMHELEHAKIVKYGYGLTLKALNPTNLERQNVKLVLQVFNEHVIVALNELGEKHNLPFHKETAAYINIILKWWWIVNVKTPDKGRRLKNSLMYPLSNAPNDERRIFSVSVYYMAQYLAGL; via the coding sequence atgATAGACGCAATTCATTTAAAACCTAGCTTTGACTTTAAGGGAGGAAATGTTGTTGGGTCAGCATTTGACTGTGATGATGCAGCAACAAGTGCACATACATTTATGATTCAAAGCATGCAATCAAATTACAAAGAAGTTGTACACGTTTTGCCGGTAAAATCCATAGCAGCTGAAACTCTGCATGCATTTATCAAAAAGGTTATTATGGGATTGGAAGAAATTGGCTTCATGGTGATTTCTGTTGCAACTGACAACAATTCCATCAACCGTAAAGCAATGTCATTTTTTGCTGATCCACCTCAATTAATGACAGCTTATAAACACCCGTCAGATCCCGAAAggcctcttttttttctttttgatgtggTTCACATCTTAAAGTGCATCCGCAACAACTGGCTGAACCAAAAGAGTGAGGGACAATCGATGTATTACCCAAACTTTGATTCTATCAACTCATCGTCTATTAAAAAACTGGACACTGCATGCTTTAAGACATTGAGAGCTATGCATGAGTTGGAGCATGCAAAAATAGTCAAATATGGCTATGGACTGACGCTCAAAGCGTTGAATCCAACAAATCTTGAGCGCCAAAATGTAAAGCTTGTATTACAGGTGTTTAATGAACACGTAATCGTAGCTCTGAATGAGCTTGGTGAAAAGCACAATTTGCCTTTCCACAAAGAAACTGCCGcctatataaatattattttaaaatggtggTGGATTGTCAATGTGAAAACTCCTGATAAAGGAAGAAGGTTGAAAAACAGCTTGATGTATCCATTAAGCAATGCACCTAATGATGAACGAAGGATTTTTTCTGTCTCAGTTTATTACATGGCTCAATATTTGGCAGGATTGTAA